A single genomic interval of Sceloporus undulatus isolate JIND9_A2432 ecotype Alabama chromosome 2, SceUnd_v1.1, whole genome shotgun sequence harbors:
- the LOC121922755 gene encoding ferredoxin-2, mitochondrial-like has protein sequence MLQMNVDNTVAFSPPVAFQAEEESCAAEVVNVVFIDRSGQRVPVQGRVGEDVLRLAQRHGIDLEGACEASLACSTCHVYVSHDFVDKLPSPDER, from the exons ATGTTGCAGATGAATGTTGATAACACTGTGGCTTTTTCCCCTCCAGTGGCCTTTCAAGCAGAAGAAGAGAGCTGTGCTGCAGAAGT AGTGAATGTGGTGTTCATAGACCGGTCTGGACAAAGGGTCCCAGTGCAAGGCAGAGTTGGAGAGGATGTGCTCCGCTTGGCCCAGAGACATGGCATTGACTTAGAAG GTGCCTGTGAAGCTTCCCTAGCCTGCTCTACCTGTCACGTCTATGTGAGCCATGATTTCGTGGATAAGCTTCCCTCCCCTGATGAACGGTAG